A section of the Verrucomicrobiales bacterium genome encodes:
- a CDS encoding SDR family oxidoreductase: MRVLILGCGYVGTSLGGLLVRGGHTVQGVRRSSAGLEELRAAGIEPLVWDVTDPASFPSVGTGWDWVVNALSSRGGGVEGYERLYWQGTRNVLEWLKPVPPRKYVHLSSTSVYGQADGSEVTENSPAEPQNGTSQVLVRVEQLLLQSWKSIGWPAVILRSAGIYGPDRGHLFQQFLAGEARLTGEGDRWLNMIHRDDLVGAILAAFESGRPGDIVNVADDESVTEFEFFRWLSVRLGQPLPPAVDPSEKVRKRGATNKRVANTKLKQALGYRLLFPTFREGYEAELVRLGKMPH; encoded by the coding sequence ATGCGAGTGTTGATTCTAGGTTGTGGCTATGTAGGCACGTCATTGGGCGGCCTGCTCGTTCGCGGCGGGCACACAGTGCAGGGCGTTCGCCGATCGTCTGCGGGACTCGAGGAACTCCGCGCGGCCGGTATCGAGCCGCTGGTTTGGGATGTCACCGATCCGGCTAGCTTCCCGTCGGTAGGCACCGGCTGGGATTGGGTGGTGAATGCACTTTCCTCGCGAGGAGGAGGGGTGGAGGGCTATGAACGACTCTATTGGCAGGGCACTCGGAACGTATTGGAATGGCTCAAGCCTGTTCCCCCTCGGAAGTATGTGCATTTGAGCAGTACCAGTGTCTATGGGCAGGCCGACGGTTCCGAGGTTACGGAAAACAGCCCGGCGGAACCGCAGAACGGCACCAGCCAGGTGCTGGTGCGGGTGGAGCAACTGCTGCTGCAGTCGTGGAAGAGTATCGGCTGGCCCGCGGTCATTCTTCGGAGTGCCGGCATTTACGGTCCTGACCGCGGCCATCTCTTTCAACAGTTTCTGGCGGGTGAAGCCCGGCTGACCGGGGAAGGGGATCGCTGGCTTAACATGATCCACCGGGATGACCTGGTGGGAGCCATCTTGGCTGCGTTCGAGTCGGGCCGTCCCGGGGATATCGTCAATGTGGCGGACGACGAGTCGGTTACGGAGTTTGAGTTTTTCCGGTGGCTGAGCGTTCGACTGGGGCAGCCGCTGCCGCCAGCGGTGGATCCTTCCGAGAAAGTCCGGAAACGAGGGGCGACCAACAAGAGGGTGGCGAATACCAAGCTTAAACAGGCCTTGGGGTATCGATTGCTCTTTCCTACTTTTCGGGAGGGTTATGAGGCAGAGCTGGTTCGCTTGGGCAAAATGCCGCATTAA
- a CDS encoding prepilin-type N-terminal cleavage/methylation domain-containing protein, translating into MGRRGEAGFTLIELLVVIAIIAILGGLLLPAVSRAKLRVHGTSCLNNLKQIGLSVRMYADDNQDFFPGSAHRTNSWVAALQPYLTTTNLYRCPKDPDPTRRYSYAINDFLTAHPFGASHLDFSKMTSITDPTETFYMTESRPGIGVSDHYHFAEAESGGYQAEAFQSQVDVQRHLGAANYLFVDGHADMLPWLRVKGKLSEVGSYFVRPNGHPSN; encoded by the coding sequence GTGGGCCGACGTGGAGAGGCCGGATTTACGTTGATCGAACTCTTGGTGGTCATCGCGATCATCGCCATTCTGGGCGGACTCCTACTCCCCGCGGTCTCGCGCGCCAAGCTGCGAGTCCACGGCACTTCCTGTCTGAACAACCTGAAGCAGATCGGGCTTTCCGTGCGGATGTATGCGGACGACAACCAGGACTTTTTTCCGGGATCCGCACATAGAACTAATTCCTGGGTTGCCGCCCTTCAGCCCTATCTAACCACGACGAACCTTTATCGTTGTCCCAAGGATCCGGATCCAACGCGGCGTTATAGCTATGCGATTAACGATTTTTTGACGGCGCATCCCTTCGGGGCATCCCATCTGGACTTCTCAAAAATGACCAGCATTACGGATCCCACGGAGACCTTCTACATGACGGAAAGTCGTCCGGGCATTGGGGTTTCCGACCACTACCACTTTGCCGAGGCGGAATCGGGTGGGTATCAGGCCGAAGCCTTCCAGTCCCAGGTTGACGTCCAGCGTCACCTGGGGGCGGCCAATTACCTATTCGTCGATGGCCATGCCGACATGCTTCCTTGGCTTAGGGTGAAGGGGAAGCTCTCGGAGGTCGGTTCCTATTTTGTCCGGCCTAACGGGCATCCGTCCAACTAG
- a CDS encoding glutathione S-transferase: protein MIELIQFPWSPYCLVQRQILTYGQIRCRVVNIPNGDRSLVWKLTKERYYQVPVLRNGRSVLFETGDNSQVIAKYLDDVFELGLFPERWVGIQDLLWPHIEGEIEGLGFKLNDIYWKEFVPKSDRLRFLRHKERRFGRGCLELWQKQQKALLAELDERLLPFEQMLKTRPFLLDETPRFVDFDLYGMLANFLFSGHYRLPARHKRLQSWYERVKAARH from the coding sequence ATGATTGAGCTGATCCAGTTTCCGTGGAGCCCCTACTGCCTGGTCCAGCGGCAGATTCTGACCTATGGTCAGATTCGCTGTCGGGTGGTGAATATTCCAAACGGCGATCGCAGCCTCGTGTGGAAGCTTACCAAGGAGCGGTATTACCAGGTGCCCGTGTTGCGGAACGGCCGTTCCGTCCTTTTCGAAACCGGCGATAACTCCCAGGTGATCGCGAAGTATTTGGATGACGTTTTCGAACTTGGGCTGTTTCCTGAGCGCTGGGTGGGAATCCAGGACCTGCTGTGGCCTCACATTGAGGGGGAGATTGAGGGGCTAGGCTTCAAACTGAATGATATTTATTGGAAAGAGTTTGTGCCGAAATCAGATCGGCTTCGCTTCTTGCGTCACAAGGAGCGTCGGTTTGGACGCGGGTGTCTCGAACTGTGGCAGAAGCAACAGAAGGCCCTGTTGGCCGAGTTGGATGAGCGGTTGCTTCCTTTTGAGCAAATGCTGAAAACCCGACCCTTTCTACTGGACGAGACCCCTCGGTTTGTGGACTTCGACCTGTATGGCATGCTGGCCAACTTTCTTTTTTCCGGACACTACCGACTGCCGGCCCGACACAAGCGCTTGCAGTCCTGGTATGAGCGCGTCAAGGCCGCGCGTCATTAA
- a CDS encoding PhoH family protein — protein MQRPATVKNYVLDTNVLLHDPSAILSFKENNVLIPIEVIEEIDRFKRETSERGQSARAVSRMLDGLRPQGSLSDGVSLSNGGTLRIVFQKKAAKSNNGNVYGNGNGRSVDNLIIDAALEIRKTPPRLPTVLVTKDINLRIKADTLKLPAEDYETGRVHAHDLYTGMTEMTLSAQRISEFRAKGEIDVGSERQFYPNEYCTLIDESSPKRTALAKADATGKRLVAIGDARDGVWGIKPKNREQHFALDALLDDRVKLVTLMGKAGTGKTLMAMAAGLRKTVLDREFRRLVVARPTISMGKELGFLPGSLEEKLSPWMQPIHDALELLSDLNMGQESRRSTDLMRSGTIVVEALSYIRGRSIANQFMVIDEAQNLTPLEVKTIITRVGHGTKIVFTGDPYQIDNPYVDSASNGFNYIVSKFQDQPIAAHVELQRGERSELAELAANIL, from the coding sequence ATGCAGCGCCCCGCAACGGTCAAGAACTACGTCCTGGATACCAATGTCCTCCTTCATGATCCGAGTGCGATCCTGAGTTTCAAGGAGAACAACGTCCTGATTCCCATTGAGGTGATTGAGGAGATCGATCGTTTCAAGCGGGAAACCTCCGAGCGAGGGCAAAGCGCGCGGGCGGTGTCCCGCATGCTGGATGGGCTACGTCCGCAAGGAAGCCTGAGCGACGGCGTTTCCCTCTCAAACGGGGGCACGCTACGGATCGTGTTTCAGAAGAAGGCGGCGAAGTCCAATAACGGAAACGTTTACGGGAATGGGAATGGCCGATCGGTCGACAACTTGATCATCGATGCCGCGCTGGAGATTCGGAAGACTCCGCCTCGGTTACCCACGGTTCTAGTCACCAAGGACATCAATCTGCGGATCAAGGCCGACACTCTCAAGCTGCCGGCTGAGGACTACGAAACCGGCCGCGTTCACGCTCACGATCTCTATACGGGGATGACGGAGATGACGCTCAGCGCGCAGCGGATCTCCGAGTTTCGGGCGAAGGGGGAGATCGACGTGGGAAGCGAGCGTCAATTTTATCCCAATGAATACTGCACGCTGATCGACGAGTCTTCGCCCAAGCGGACCGCGCTGGCGAAGGCGGATGCCACGGGAAAGCGCCTCGTTGCGATCGGTGACGCCCGGGACGGAGTCTGGGGAATCAAGCCCAAGAACCGGGAACAACATTTTGCCTTGGACGCCTTGTTGGATGACCGGGTGAAGCTGGTGACCCTCATGGGGAAGGCTGGCACTGGCAAGACCCTCATGGCGATGGCGGCTGGGTTGCGGAAGACGGTCTTGGACCGGGAGTTTCGTCGCCTGGTCGTGGCCCGGCCAACGATCTCCATGGGCAAGGAACTCGGGTTTCTTCCGGGATCACTCGAGGAAAAGCTGAGTCCGTGGATGCAGCCGATTCACGATGCCCTGGAACTGCTGAGCGACCTGAACATGGGGCAGGAGAGTCGGCGCAGCACGGATCTCATGCGTTCTGGAACGATCGTGGTGGAGGCCCTGAGCTACATTCGGGGCCGGAGCATCGCCAACCAGTTTATGGTGATCGACGAGGCTCAGAACCTCACACCGCTGGAGGTGAAGACGATCATCACCCGGGTGGGGCATGGAACCAAAATCGTGTTTACGGGAGATCCATACCAGATTGACAACCCGTACGTGGATTCGGCCTCTAACGGCTTCAATTACATCGTGAGCAAGTTCCAGGACCAACCGATTGCTGCCCACGTGGAGCTGCAGCGTGGTGAACGTTCCGAGCTCGCGGAGTTGGCAGCCAACATTCTCTAG
- a CDS encoding tetratricopeptide repeat protein, whose protein sequence is MAPSHQSWVSGIARWLLVIAGCYLLAALLHRTEWYRDLLCARVLEEPSPSREQSAHALARVGGEDRLFELLQHPKAPVREAARTALDALWFGAEGAPAARQLLAATEAINDERYDEALARLDELIQRRPRYAEALNRRASLHWQLGRPGASIRDCERALEVNPRHYGAWQGLGLCHLHLGNNESARNCLQMYLQLQPHDATAREWLQQCDGTQGSVFERSGGRQTGSPPL, encoded by the coding sequence GTGGCTCCCTCCCATCAATCCTGGGTTAGCGGCATTGCGCGATGGCTTTTGGTCATCGCCGGTTGCTACCTATTGGCGGCGCTGCTCCACCGGACTGAATGGTATCGAGATCTGTTGTGTGCTCGAGTGTTGGAGGAGCCCTCCCCTTCTCGAGAGCAGTCAGCCCATGCTTTGGCCCGGGTGGGGGGGGAGGACCGGCTTTTTGAGCTGTTGCAACATCCCAAGGCTCCCGTCCGCGAGGCGGCCCGGACTGCGCTGGATGCGCTGTGGTTTGGTGCGGAGGGGGCGCCGGCAGCCCGCCAGCTACTCGCGGCTACGGAGGCAATCAACGACGAGCGGTACGACGAGGCATTGGCCCGCTTGGACGAACTGATCCAGCGCCGCCCGCGTTATGCGGAGGCATTGAATCGCCGGGCTTCCCTGCACTGGCAGCTGGGCCGGCCGGGGGCTTCGATCCGAGATTGTGAGCGCGCTTTGGAGGTAAACCCCAGGCATTACGGTGCTTGGCAAGGCTTGGGGCTTTGCCATCTCCATTTGGGAAACAACGAGAGCGCCCGGAACTGCCTTCAAATGTATCTGCAGCTTCAACCCCATGATGCGACGGCTCGGGAATGGTTACAGCAATGTGACGGAACCCAGGGAAGCGTGTTTGAGCGGTCGGGGGGGCGCCAGACCGGGAGCCCCCCACTGTAG
- a CDS encoding alpha-hydroxy-acid oxidizing protein: protein MPIRIRHRRRLIVSVSDYEEMADVVLPKMSRALVAGGAADELTASWNRSAFDSIRLRPRVLIDVSRIDCSVSLLGVSLPHPILLAPTAYHCLVHPGGEVETARGASKCRALYVVSSASNTRLQPIAKAATAPLWFQMYVQSDRGFVTEVIREVEKAGCQALVITVDAPVVGPRYRQIRAGFRLPTGLGLPYMEDVNRGRDSLMRGGNTRMTWKEIEWLKSVTRLPLVLKGILDPDDAELAVKAKVAGIIVSNHGGRMLDTAPAAICALERVTKRVKGRLPVLMDGGIRRGTDILKALAYGASAVLIGRPYLHGLAVAGADGVAHVVEILRDELEQAMALTGRTSIAQIDRSVIWES from the coding sequence GTGCCGATCAGGATCCGGCATCGACGACGGTTGATCGTCAGCGTGTCCGATTACGAAGAGATGGCCGATGTGGTCCTTCCGAAAATGTCGCGGGCGTTGGTCGCGGGTGGTGCGGCCGACGAGTTGACGGCGAGTTGGAATCGTTCGGCCTTCGACTCCATCCGGCTGCGCCCTCGTGTCTTGATCGATGTTTCTCGCATCGACTGCAGCGTCTCTCTGTTGGGTGTCTCTCTTCCACATCCGATTCTACTGGCCCCTACTGCCTACCACTGCCTGGTTCATCCCGGGGGCGAGGTGGAGACGGCACGTGGGGCTTCAAAATGCCGAGCGCTGTATGTCGTGAGCAGCGCCAGCAACACGCGCCTTCAACCGATTGCCAAGGCCGCCACAGCACCTCTTTGGTTCCAGATGTATGTCCAATCCGACCGTGGCTTCGTGACTGAAGTCATCCGCGAGGTCGAGAAGGCTGGATGTCAGGCCTTGGTCATCACGGTGGATGCTCCGGTCGTCGGGCCGCGGTATCGGCAGATCCGTGCTGGGTTTCGGCTCCCCACCGGGCTCGGACTGCCCTACATGGAGGATGTCAACCGTGGTCGCGATTCGCTCATGCGCGGGGGCAACACACGGATGACTTGGAAGGAAATCGAGTGGTTGAAGTCCGTCACCCGCCTTCCGCTGGTGCTGAAGGGCATTTTGGACCCCGACGATGCGGAGCTCGCCGTCAAGGCCAAGGTCGCTGGGATCATTGTCTCGAACCATGGGGGACGAATGTTGGATACCGCGCCAGCAGCAATCTGTGCGTTGGAACGGGTGACCAAACGGGTGAAGGGACGCTTGCCGGTGTTGATGGACGGGGGCATTCGGCGGGGAACAGATATTCTCAAAGCCCTGGCCTATGGAGCTTCCGCGGTGCTGATTGGGCGTCCTTATTTGCATGGCCTGGCGGTCGCTGGTGCCGACGGAGTTGCTCACGTGGTGGAGATCCTGCGGGATGAATTGGAGCAGGCGATGGCCCTGACCGGTAGGACCTCGATCGCCCAGATTGATCGGTCGGTGATTTGGGAGAGTTGA